A single genomic interval of Octopus bimaculoides isolate UCB-OBI-ISO-001 chromosome 22, ASM119413v2, whole genome shotgun sequence harbors:
- the LOC106881735 gene encoding box C/D snoRNA protein 1-like: MLIINFRSKLIQWDVSWVFPQAGVSLKEERMSEDLTIMEAFQSIFNTSKAASLFLYKLNQYRNADPKKLCFLMKAEMYPSKDMHYYTLQADKTFLDNLYGKTLLEHPIIHVIFAEEKSSYLFLINDNSETAKDKLEETGS, translated from the exons atgctTATCATTAATTTCAGATCTAAACTTATTCAGTGGGACGTATCTTGGGTATTTCCACAGGCTGGAGTTTCACTTAAAGAAGAAAG AATGTCTGAAGACTTGACCATAATGGAAGCATTTCAAAGTATATTCAACACAAGTAAAGCTGCATCGTTGTTTTTATATAAGCTCAATCAATATCGAAATGCAGATCCAAAGAAGCTGTGCTTTTTAATGAAAGCAGAAATGTATCCCTCAAAAGATATGCA tTATTACACATTACAAGCGGACAAAACGTTTCTTGATAATTTATATGGAAAGACCCTTCTGGAGCATCCAATTATTCACGTTATTTTTGCTGAAGAAAAATCATCTTATTTGTTTCTTATCAATGACA